In the Danio rerio strain Tuebingen ecotype United States chromosome 8, GRCz12tu, whole genome shotgun sequence genome, one interval contains:
- the csde1 gene encoding cold shock domain-containing protein E1 isoform X30, protein MSFDPSLLHNNGHSGFANGTSMGIRETGVVEKLLTSYGFIQCSERQARLFFHCSQYNGNLQELKIGDDVEFEVSSDRRTGKPIAVKLVKIKAEMLPEERISGQVVSAIPSHLDGKSAPGQLPTGSVCYERNGEVFYLTYTLEDVEGNVSLDIGDKVSFYMETNKHTGAVSAHNIVLVQKKESRCQGVVCATKEAFGFIERGDVVKEIFFHYSEFKGDLEALQAGDDVEFTIKERNGKEVATDVRLLPQGTVIFEDISIETFEGTVSKVIPKVPTKNQNDPLPGRISARINFTDKELLFGEKDTKSKVTLLEGDHVQFNISTDRRDKLERATNIDILPDTFHFTKETREMGVIAAMRDGFGFIKCVDRDARMFFHFSEVLEESQLHISDEVEFTVVPLFNRPSCLHQDMLSAQRNHAVRIKKLPKGTVSFHTQSELRFMGVVEKEAIPAITIKNSSPSKGKEKKKDKGKVEKDAEEGLIAYEDVGVKTTLPYHIKDLEGGVYPQLGDKVEFSISEVKRTGQQSAVSFKILNRAVGSKRLLGYIATLKDNFGFIETANHDQEIFFHYSEVCGDVDSFDLGDTVEYTLSKGKGNKISAEKVTKIAAVNGVGEDVSTTVSLGKVVRPLRSVDPSQTEYQGLIEITEDGSNKGQSYPFGIVGMANKGDCLQKGELVKFQLCTVAQTGQKMACNIMPQRRALVECVKDQFGFITYEVGESKKLFFHVKEVQDSLELQAGDEVEFSVILNQRTGKCSACNVRRVSEGPKPVATPRPDRLVNRLKSITLDDSNAPRLVIIRQPRGPDNSKGFSVERKSRQPGVID, encoded by the exons ATGAGTTTTGACCCCAGTCTGCTGCATAATAATGGCCATAGTGGCTTTGCCAATGGAACTAGTATGGGAATTCGTGAGACTGGAGTAGTTGAAAAACTGCTCACATCTTATGGCTTCATTCAATGCTCTGAGAGACAGGCCCGTCTCTTCTTCCACTGCTCTCAATATAACGGCAACCTGCAGGAGCTTAAAATTGGAG ATGATGTGGAGTTCGAGGTGTCGTCTGATAGGCGCACTGGCAAACCAATTGCAGTGAAGCTGGTAAAAATCAAGGCAGAAATGTTGCCAGAAGAGCGAATTTCTGGGCAG GTAGTGTCAGCTATCCCTTCTCATCTGGATGGGAAGTCTGCACCTGGCCAATTGCCCACAGGCAGTGTGTGTTATGAGAGGAACGGG GAAGTGTTTTATTTGACCTACACCCTAGAAGATGTGGAAGGAAACGTTTCTTTAGATATTGGTGATAAAGTTAGTTTTTACATGGAGACCAACAAGCA tacTGGTGCTGTTAGTGCCCACAACATTGTTTTGGTGCAGAAAAAAGAGTCAAGATGTCAGGGAGTGGTTTGTGCTACCAAG GAGGCCTTTGGATTCATTGAGCGAGGGGATGTTGTGAAGGAAATCTTTTTCCACTACAGTGAGTTTAAAGGAGACCTGGAGGCTTTACAAGCTGGAGACGATGTGGAATTCACCATTAAAGAAAGAAAC GGAAAGGAAGTGGCCACAGATGTGAGACTGTTGCCTCAAGGCACTGTTATATTTGAGGACATTAGCATTGAGACCTTCGAGGGCACTGTCAGTAAGGTTATTCCCAAGGTCCCCACAAAGAATCAG AACGACCCTCTTCCTGGGAGAATCAGTGCCAGAATCAATTTTACTGACAAAGAGCTGCTATTTGGGGAGAAGGACACCAAGTCCAAAGTGACGCTGCTTGAGGGCGATCATGTCCAGTTCAATATATCCACTGACCGTCGCGACAAACTGGAGAGAGCGACAAATATTGACATCCTCCCTGACACCTTCCATTTCACAAAGGAGACCCGTGAAATG GGTGTGATAGCTGCCATGCGTGATGGTTTTGGCTTCATCAAATGTGTGGACCGTGATGCCCGGATGTTCTTCCATTTCAGCGAAGTTTTGGAAGAGAGCCAACTGCACATTTCTGATGAAGTGGAATTCACTGTTGTCCCT CTTTTTAACAGGCCCTCTTGCCTCCATCAGGACATGCTGTCAGCCCAAAGGAACCATGCTGTGCGGATCAAAAAGCTGCCCAAGGGCACAGTGTCTTTCCACACTCAATCTGAGCTGCGTTTTATGGGAGTGGTGGAGAAAGAAGCCATACCTGCCATCACCATCAAGAACTCCAGCCCCAGCAAGGGCAAAGAGAAG AAAAAAGACAAG GGTAAAGTTGAAAAG GATGCTGAGGAAGGCTTGATTGCATATGAAGATGTTGGAGTAAAGACCACCCTTCCCTACCATATTAAAGACCTTGAAGGTGGTGTTTATCCACAGCTTGGAGACAAG GTGGAGTTCTCCATCAGTGAAGTAAAACGCACTGGACAGCAAAGTGCTGTGTCCTTCAAGATTCTTAACCGCGCAGTTGGCTCCAAGAGGCTGCTGGGATACATAGCAACTCTAAAGGATAACTTTGGCTTCATAGAAACAGCCAATCACGATCAGGAGATCTTCTTCCACTACAG TGAGGTTTGTGGGGATGTGGATAGCTTTGATCTTGGAGATACGGTGGAGTACACTCTCTCCAAGGGCAAAGGAAACAAAATCAGTGCAGAGAAGGTCACCAAAATTGCCGCTG TGAATGGAGTTGGAGAGGATGTGAGCACTACAGTGTCCCTGGGAAAGGTGGTTCGGCCGCTGCGCAGTGTGGACCCGTCTCAGACTGAATATCAAGGCCTTATTGAGATCACGGAGGATG GGTCCAATAAGGGACAGAGTTATCCTTTCGGCATTGTTGGTATGGCCAATAAAGGTGACTGTTTACAAAAGGGCGAGTTGGTGAAGTTTCAGTTGTGTACGGTGGCACAGACAGGACAAAAGATGGCCTGCAACATCATGCCTCAGCGCAGAGCCCTGGTGGAGTGTGTTAAAGATCAG TTTGGTTTCATCACGTATGAAGTTGGAGAAAGCAAGAAGTTGTTTTTCCACGTCAAGGAGGTGCAGGACAGTCTGGAGCTGCAGGCTGGTGATGAAGTGGAGTTTTCGGTTATCTTGAACCAGCGTACGGGCAAATGTAGTGCCTGTAATGTTCGCAGAGTCAG tgaGGGTCCAAAACCAGTAGCAACACCTCGGCCTGACAGACTTGTCAATCGCTTGAAGAGCATCACTCTGGATGACTCCAACGCTCCTCGTCTCGTCATCATTAGACAGCCTCGTGGCCCTGATAATTCAAAG
- the csde1 gene encoding cold shock domain-containing protein E1 isoform X18, producing MEASNPSLATPTPSTSSQPIPRSASVSCHTSRSSGGKKQKRTPLYQRSMSFDPSLLHNNGHSGFANGTSMGIRETGVVEKLLTSYGFIQCSERQARLFFHCSQYNGNLQELKIGDDVEFEVSSDRRTGKPIAVKLVKIKAEMLPEERISGQVVSAIPSHLDGKSAPGQLPTGSVCYERNGEVFYLTYTLEDVEGNVSLDIGDKVSFYMETNKHTGAVSAHNIVLVQKKESRCQGVVCATKEAFGFIERGDVVKEIFFHYSEFKGDLEALQAGDDVEFTIKERNGKEVATDVRLLPQGTVIFEDISIETFEGTVSKVIPKVPTKNQNDPLPGRISARINFTDKELLFGEKDTKSKVTLLEGDHVQFNISTDRRDKLERATNIDILPDTFHFTKETREMGVIAAMRDGFGFIKCVDRDARMFFHFSEVLEESQLHISDEVEFTVVPDMLSAQRNHAVRIKKLPKGTVSFHTQSELRFMGVVEKEAIPAITIKNSSPSKGKEKGKVEKDAEEGLIAYEDVGVKTTLPYHIKDLEGGVYPQLGDKVEFSISEVKRTGQQSAVSFKILNRAVGSKRLLGYIATLKDNFGFIETANHDQEIFFHYSEVCGDVDSFDLGDTVEYTLSKGKGNKISAEKVTKIAAVNGVGEDVSTTVSLGKVVRPLRSVDPSQTEYQGLIEITEDGSNKGQSYPFGIVGMANKGDCLQKGELVKFQLCTVAQTGQKMACNIMPQRRALVECVKDQFGFITYEVGESKKLFFHVKEVQDSLELQAGDEVEFSVILNQRTGKCSACNVRRVSEGPKPVATPRPDRLVNRLKSITLDDSNAPRLVIIRQPRGPDNSKGFSVERKSRQPGVID from the exons ATGGAGGCCTCTAATCCCTCTCTTGCAACCCCCACCCCCTCCACCTCAAGCCAACCAATCCCTCGCTCGGCCTCAGTCTCGTGCCATACATCTCGCTCATCAGGGGGTAAAAAGCAAAAGCGGACCCCTTTATATCAGCGATCT ATGAGTTTTGACCCCAGTCTGCTGCATAATAATGGCCATAGTGGCTTTGCCAATGGAACTAGTATGGGAATTCGTGAGACTGGAGTAGTTGAAAAACTGCTCACATCTTATGGCTTCATTCAATGCTCTGAGAGACAGGCCCGTCTCTTCTTCCACTGCTCTCAATATAACGGCAACCTGCAGGAGCTTAAAATTGGAG ATGATGTGGAGTTCGAGGTGTCGTCTGATAGGCGCACTGGCAAACCAATTGCAGTGAAGCTGGTAAAAATCAAGGCAGAAATGTTGCCAGAAGAGCGAATTTCTGGGCAG GTAGTGTCAGCTATCCCTTCTCATCTGGATGGGAAGTCTGCACCTGGCCAATTGCCCACAGGCAGTGTGTGTTATGAGAGGAACGGG GAAGTGTTTTATTTGACCTACACCCTAGAAGATGTGGAAGGAAACGTTTCTTTAGATATTGGTGATAAAGTTAGTTTTTACATGGAGACCAACAAGCA tacTGGTGCTGTTAGTGCCCACAACATTGTTTTGGTGCAGAAAAAAGAGTCAAGATGTCAGGGAGTGGTTTGTGCTACCAAG GAGGCCTTTGGATTCATTGAGCGAGGGGATGTTGTGAAGGAAATCTTTTTCCACTACAGTGAGTTTAAAGGAGACCTGGAGGCTTTACAAGCTGGAGACGATGTGGAATTCACCATTAAAGAAAGAAAC GGAAAGGAAGTGGCCACAGATGTGAGACTGTTGCCTCAAGGCACTGTTATATTTGAGGACATTAGCATTGAGACCTTCGAGGGCACTGTCAGTAAGGTTATTCCCAAGGTCCCCACAAAGAATCAG AACGACCCTCTTCCTGGGAGAATCAGTGCCAGAATCAATTTTACTGACAAAGAGCTGCTATTTGGGGAGAAGGACACCAAGTCCAAAGTGACGCTGCTTGAGGGCGATCATGTCCAGTTCAATATATCCACTGACCGTCGCGACAAACTGGAGAGAGCGACAAATATTGACATCCTCCCTGACACCTTCCATTTCACAAAGGAGACCCGTGAAATG GGTGTGATAGCTGCCATGCGTGATGGTTTTGGCTTCATCAAATGTGTGGACCGTGATGCCCGGATGTTCTTCCATTTCAGCGAAGTTTTGGAAGAGAGCCAACTGCACATTTCTGATGAAGTGGAATTCACTGTTGTCCCT GACATGCTGTCAGCCCAAAGGAACCATGCTGTGCGGATCAAAAAGCTGCCCAAGGGCACAGTGTCTTTCCACACTCAATCTGAGCTGCGTTTTATGGGAGTGGTGGAGAAAGAAGCCATACCTGCCATCACCATCAAGAACTCCAGCCCCAGCAAGGGCAAAGAGAAG GGTAAAGTTGAAAAG GATGCTGAGGAAGGCTTGATTGCATATGAAGATGTTGGAGTAAAGACCACCCTTCCCTACCATATTAAAGACCTTGAAGGTGGTGTTTATCCACAGCTTGGAGACAAG GTGGAGTTCTCCATCAGTGAAGTAAAACGCACTGGACAGCAAAGTGCTGTGTCCTTCAAGATTCTTAACCGCGCAGTTGGCTCCAAGAGGCTGCTGGGATACATAGCAACTCTAAAGGATAACTTTGGCTTCATAGAAACAGCCAATCACGATCAGGAGATCTTCTTCCACTACAG TGAGGTTTGTGGGGATGTGGATAGCTTTGATCTTGGAGATACGGTGGAGTACACTCTCTCCAAGGGCAAAGGAAACAAAATCAGTGCAGAGAAGGTCACCAAAATTGCCGCTG TGAATGGAGTTGGAGAGGATGTGAGCACTACAGTGTCCCTGGGAAAGGTGGTTCGGCCGCTGCGCAGTGTGGACCCGTCTCAGACTGAATATCAAGGCCTTATTGAGATCACGGAGGATG GGTCCAATAAGGGACAGAGTTATCCTTTCGGCATTGTTGGTATGGCCAATAAAGGTGACTGTTTACAAAAGGGCGAGTTGGTGAAGTTTCAGTTGTGTACGGTGGCACAGACAGGACAAAAGATGGCCTGCAACATCATGCCTCAGCGCAGAGCCCTGGTGGAGTGTGTTAAAGATCAG TTTGGTTTCATCACGTATGAAGTTGGAGAAAGCAAGAAGTTGTTTTTCCACGTCAAGGAGGTGCAGGACAGTCTGGAGCTGCAGGCTGGTGATGAAGTGGAGTTTTCGGTTATCTTGAACCAGCGTACGGGCAAATGTAGTGCCTGTAATGTTCGCAGAGTCAG tgaGGGTCCAAAACCAGTAGCAACACCTCGGCCTGACAGACTTGTCAATCGCTTGAAGAGCATCACTCTGGATGACTCCAACGCTCCTCGTCTCGTCATCATTAGACAGCCTCGTGGCCCTGATAATTCAAAG
- the csde1 gene encoding cold shock domain-containing protein E1 isoform X16 — MEASNPSLATPTPSTSSQPIPRSASVSCHTSRSSGGKKQKRTPLYQRSMSFDPSLLHNNGHSGFANGTSMGIRETGVVEKLLTSYGFIQCSERQARLFFHCSQYNGNLQELKIGDDVEFEVSSDRRTGKPIAVKLVKIKAEMLPEERISGQVVSAIPSHLDGKSAPGQLPTGSVCYERNGEVFYLTYTLEDVEGNVSLDIGDKVSFYMETNKHTGAVSAHNIVLVQKKESRCQGVVCATKEAFGFIERGDVVKEIFFHYSEFKGDLEALQAGDDVEFTIKERNGKEVATDVRLLPQGTVIFEDISIETFEGTVSKVIPKVPTKNQNDPLPGRISARINFTDKELLFGEKDTKSKVTLLEGDHVQFNISTDRRDKLERATNIDILPDTFHFTKETREMGVIAAMRDGFGFIKCVDRDARMFFHFSEVLEESQLHISDEVEFTVVPDMLSAQRNHAVRIKKLPKGTVSFHTQSELRFMGVVEKEAIPAITIKNSSPSKGKEKKKDKGKVEKDAEEGLIAYEDVGVKTTLPYHIKDLEGGVYPQLGDKVEFSISEVKRTGQQSAVSFKILNRAVGSKRLLGYIATLKDNFGFIETANHDQEIFFHYSEVCGDVDSFDLGDTVEYTLSKGKGNKISAEKVTKIAAVNGVGEDVSTTVSLGKVVRPLRSVDPSQTEYQGLIEITEDGSNKGQSYPFGIVGMANKGDCLQKGELVKFQLCTVAQTGQKMACNIMPQRRALVECVKDQFGFITYEVGESKKLFFHVKEVQDSLELQAGDEVEFSVILNQRTGKCSACNVRRVSEGPKPVATPRPDRLVNRLKSITLDDSNAPRLVIIRQPRGPDNSKGFSVERKSRQPGVID, encoded by the exons ATGGAGGCCTCTAATCCCTCTCTTGCAACCCCCACCCCCTCCACCTCAAGCCAACCAATCCCTCGCTCGGCCTCAGTCTCGTGCCATACATCTCGCTCATCAGGGGGTAAAAAGCAAAAGCGGACCCCTTTATATCAGCGATCT ATGAGTTTTGACCCCAGTCTGCTGCATAATAATGGCCATAGTGGCTTTGCCAATGGAACTAGTATGGGAATTCGTGAGACTGGAGTAGTTGAAAAACTGCTCACATCTTATGGCTTCATTCAATGCTCTGAGAGACAGGCCCGTCTCTTCTTCCACTGCTCTCAATATAACGGCAACCTGCAGGAGCTTAAAATTGGAG ATGATGTGGAGTTCGAGGTGTCGTCTGATAGGCGCACTGGCAAACCAATTGCAGTGAAGCTGGTAAAAATCAAGGCAGAAATGTTGCCAGAAGAGCGAATTTCTGGGCAG GTAGTGTCAGCTATCCCTTCTCATCTGGATGGGAAGTCTGCACCTGGCCAATTGCCCACAGGCAGTGTGTGTTATGAGAGGAACGGG GAAGTGTTTTATTTGACCTACACCCTAGAAGATGTGGAAGGAAACGTTTCTTTAGATATTGGTGATAAAGTTAGTTTTTACATGGAGACCAACAAGCA tacTGGTGCTGTTAGTGCCCACAACATTGTTTTGGTGCAGAAAAAAGAGTCAAGATGTCAGGGAGTGGTTTGTGCTACCAAG GAGGCCTTTGGATTCATTGAGCGAGGGGATGTTGTGAAGGAAATCTTTTTCCACTACAGTGAGTTTAAAGGAGACCTGGAGGCTTTACAAGCTGGAGACGATGTGGAATTCACCATTAAAGAAAGAAAC GGAAAGGAAGTGGCCACAGATGTGAGACTGTTGCCTCAAGGCACTGTTATATTTGAGGACATTAGCATTGAGACCTTCGAGGGCACTGTCAGTAAGGTTATTCCCAAGGTCCCCACAAAGAATCAG AACGACCCTCTTCCTGGGAGAATCAGTGCCAGAATCAATTTTACTGACAAAGAGCTGCTATTTGGGGAGAAGGACACCAAGTCCAAAGTGACGCTGCTTGAGGGCGATCATGTCCAGTTCAATATATCCACTGACCGTCGCGACAAACTGGAGAGAGCGACAAATATTGACATCCTCCCTGACACCTTCCATTTCACAAAGGAGACCCGTGAAATG GGTGTGATAGCTGCCATGCGTGATGGTTTTGGCTTCATCAAATGTGTGGACCGTGATGCCCGGATGTTCTTCCATTTCAGCGAAGTTTTGGAAGAGAGCCAACTGCACATTTCTGATGAAGTGGAATTCACTGTTGTCCCT GACATGCTGTCAGCCCAAAGGAACCATGCTGTGCGGATCAAAAAGCTGCCCAAGGGCACAGTGTCTTTCCACACTCAATCTGAGCTGCGTTTTATGGGAGTGGTGGAGAAAGAAGCCATACCTGCCATCACCATCAAGAACTCCAGCCCCAGCAAGGGCAAAGAGAAG AAAAAAGACAAG GGTAAAGTTGAAAAG GATGCTGAGGAAGGCTTGATTGCATATGAAGATGTTGGAGTAAAGACCACCCTTCCCTACCATATTAAAGACCTTGAAGGTGGTGTTTATCCACAGCTTGGAGACAAG GTGGAGTTCTCCATCAGTGAAGTAAAACGCACTGGACAGCAAAGTGCTGTGTCCTTCAAGATTCTTAACCGCGCAGTTGGCTCCAAGAGGCTGCTGGGATACATAGCAACTCTAAAGGATAACTTTGGCTTCATAGAAACAGCCAATCACGATCAGGAGATCTTCTTCCACTACAG TGAGGTTTGTGGGGATGTGGATAGCTTTGATCTTGGAGATACGGTGGAGTACACTCTCTCCAAGGGCAAAGGAAACAAAATCAGTGCAGAGAAGGTCACCAAAATTGCCGCTG TGAATGGAGTTGGAGAGGATGTGAGCACTACAGTGTCCCTGGGAAAGGTGGTTCGGCCGCTGCGCAGTGTGGACCCGTCTCAGACTGAATATCAAGGCCTTATTGAGATCACGGAGGATG GGTCCAATAAGGGACAGAGTTATCCTTTCGGCATTGTTGGTATGGCCAATAAAGGTGACTGTTTACAAAAGGGCGAGTTGGTGAAGTTTCAGTTGTGTACGGTGGCACAGACAGGACAAAAGATGGCCTGCAACATCATGCCTCAGCGCAGAGCCCTGGTGGAGTGTGTTAAAGATCAG TTTGGTTTCATCACGTATGAAGTTGGAGAAAGCAAGAAGTTGTTTTTCCACGTCAAGGAGGTGCAGGACAGTCTGGAGCTGCAGGCTGGTGATGAAGTGGAGTTTTCGGTTATCTTGAACCAGCGTACGGGCAAATGTAGTGCCTGTAATGTTCGCAGAGTCAG tgaGGGTCCAAAACCAGTAGCAACACCTCGGCCTGACAGACTTGTCAATCGCTTGAAGAGCATCACTCTGGATGACTCCAACGCTCCTCGTCTCGTCATCATTAGACAGCCTCGTGGCCCTGATAATTCAAAG
- the csde1 gene encoding cold shock domain-containing protein E1 isoform X13, producing MGSPWKGFVEFTLPASPPAAFVSADLNNTSPVGLSLSPYGRSMSFDPSLLHNNGHSGFANGTSMGIRETGVVEKLLTSYGFIQCSERQARLFFHCSQYNGNLQELKIGDDVEFEVSSDRRTGKPIAVKLVKIKAEMLPEERISGQVGPDLHASPLTVLHGFIHPVVSAIPSHLDGKSAPGQLPTGSVCYERNGEVFYLTYTLEDVEGNVSLDIGDKVSFYMETNKHTGAVSAHNIVLVQKKESRCQGVVCATKEAFGFIERGDVVKEIFFHYSEFKGDLEALQAGDDVEFTIKERNGKEVATDVRLLPQGTVIFEDISIETFEGTVSKVIPKVPTKNQNDPLPGRISARINFTDKELLFGEKDTKSKVTLLEGDHVQFNISTDRRDKLERATNIDILPDTFHFTKETREMGVIAAMRDGFGFIKCVDRDARMFFHFSEVLEESQLHISDEVEFTVVPDMLSAQRNHAVRIKKLPKGTVSFHTQSELRFMGVVEKEAIPAITIKNSSPSKGKEKDAEEGLIAYEDVGVKTTLPYHIKDLEGGVYPQLGDKVEFSISEVKRTGQQSAVSFKILNRAVGSKRLLGYIATLKDNFGFIETANHDQEIFFHYSEVCGDVDSFDLGDTVEYTLSKGKGNKISAEKVTKIAAVNGVGEDVSTTVSLGKVVRPLRSVDPSQTEYQGLIEITEDGSNKGQSYPFGIVGMANKGDCLQKGELVKFQLCTVAQTGQKMACNIMPQRRALVECVKDQFGFITYEVGESKKLFFHVKEVQDSLELQAGDEVEFSVILNQRTGKCSACNVRRVSEGPKPVATPRPDRLVNRLKSITLDDSNAPRLVIIRQPRGPDNSKGFSVERKSRQPGVID from the exons ATGGGTAGTCCCTGGAAAGGTTTTGTCGAATTTACCTTGCCGGCGTCACCACCTGCAGCTTTTGTTAGCGCTGACCTGAACAACACCTCGCCCGTTGGCCTCAGCCTGTCACCATACGGCCGATCC ATGAGTTTTGACCCCAGTCTGCTGCATAATAATGGCCATAGTGGCTTTGCCAATGGAACTAGTATGGGAATTCGTGAGACTGGAGTAGTTGAAAAACTGCTCACATCTTATGGCTTCATTCAATGCTCTGAGAGACAGGCCCGTCTCTTCTTCCACTGCTCTCAATATAACGGCAACCTGCAGGAGCTTAAAATTGGAG ATGATGTGGAGTTCGAGGTGTCGTCTGATAGGCGCACTGGCAAACCAATTGCAGTGAAGCTGGTAAAAATCAAGGCAGAAATGTTGCCAGAAGAGCGAATTTCTGGGCAGGTGGGGCCTGACTTGCACGCCTCTCCTTTAACTGTGCTGCATGGTTTTATTCATCCA GTAGTGTCAGCTATCCCTTCTCATCTGGATGGGAAGTCTGCACCTGGCCAATTGCCCACAGGCAGTGTGTGTTATGAGAGGAACGGG GAAGTGTTTTATTTGACCTACACCCTAGAAGATGTGGAAGGAAACGTTTCTTTAGATATTGGTGATAAAGTTAGTTTTTACATGGAGACCAACAAGCA tacTGGTGCTGTTAGTGCCCACAACATTGTTTTGGTGCAGAAAAAAGAGTCAAGATGTCAGGGAGTGGTTTGTGCTACCAAG GAGGCCTTTGGATTCATTGAGCGAGGGGATGTTGTGAAGGAAATCTTTTTCCACTACAGTGAGTTTAAAGGAGACCTGGAGGCTTTACAAGCTGGAGACGATGTGGAATTCACCATTAAAGAAAGAAAC GGAAAGGAAGTGGCCACAGATGTGAGACTGTTGCCTCAAGGCACTGTTATATTTGAGGACATTAGCATTGAGACCTTCGAGGGCACTGTCAGTAAGGTTATTCCCAAGGTCCCCACAAAGAATCAG AACGACCCTCTTCCTGGGAGAATCAGTGCCAGAATCAATTTTACTGACAAAGAGCTGCTATTTGGGGAGAAGGACACCAAGTCCAAAGTGACGCTGCTTGAGGGCGATCATGTCCAGTTCAATATATCCACTGACCGTCGCGACAAACTGGAGAGAGCGACAAATATTGACATCCTCCCTGACACCTTCCATTTCACAAAGGAGACCCGTGAAATG GGTGTGATAGCTGCCATGCGTGATGGTTTTGGCTTCATCAAATGTGTGGACCGTGATGCCCGGATGTTCTTCCATTTCAGCGAAGTTTTGGAAGAGAGCCAACTGCACATTTCTGATGAAGTGGAATTCACTGTTGTCCCT GACATGCTGTCAGCCCAAAGGAACCATGCTGTGCGGATCAAAAAGCTGCCCAAGGGCACAGTGTCTTTCCACACTCAATCTGAGCTGCGTTTTATGGGAGTGGTGGAGAAAGAAGCCATACCTGCCATCACCATCAAGAACTCCAGCCCCAGCAAGGGCAAAGAGAAG GATGCTGAGGAAGGCTTGATTGCATATGAAGATGTTGGAGTAAAGACCACCCTTCCCTACCATATTAAAGACCTTGAAGGTGGTGTTTATCCACAGCTTGGAGACAAG GTGGAGTTCTCCATCAGTGAAGTAAAACGCACTGGACAGCAAAGTGCTGTGTCCTTCAAGATTCTTAACCGCGCAGTTGGCTCCAAGAGGCTGCTGGGATACATAGCAACTCTAAAGGATAACTTTGGCTTCATAGAAACAGCCAATCACGATCAGGAGATCTTCTTCCACTACAG TGAGGTTTGTGGGGATGTGGATAGCTTTGATCTTGGAGATACGGTGGAGTACACTCTCTCCAAGGGCAAAGGAAACAAAATCAGTGCAGAGAAGGTCACCAAAATTGCCGCTG TGAATGGAGTTGGAGAGGATGTGAGCACTACAGTGTCCCTGGGAAAGGTGGTTCGGCCGCTGCGCAGTGTGGACCCGTCTCAGACTGAATATCAAGGCCTTATTGAGATCACGGAGGATG GGTCCAATAAGGGACAGAGTTATCCTTTCGGCATTGTTGGTATGGCCAATAAAGGTGACTGTTTACAAAAGGGCGAGTTGGTGAAGTTTCAGTTGTGTACGGTGGCACAGACAGGACAAAAGATGGCCTGCAACATCATGCCTCAGCGCAGAGCCCTGGTGGAGTGTGTTAAAGATCAG TTTGGTTTCATCACGTATGAAGTTGGAGAAAGCAAGAAGTTGTTTTTCCACGTCAAGGAGGTGCAGGACAGTCTGGAGCTGCAGGCTGGTGATGAAGTGGAGTTTTCGGTTATCTTGAACCAGCGTACGGGCAAATGTAGTGCCTGTAATGTTCGCAGAGTCAG tgaGGGTCCAAAACCAGTAGCAACACCTCGGCCTGACAGACTTGTCAATCGCTTGAAGAGCATCACTCTGGATGACTCCAACGCTCCTCGTCTCGTCATCATTAGACAGCCTCGTGGCCCTGATAATTCAAAG